A stretch of DNA from Nonlabens ponticola:
AACCGGTTTCCATAATCGTTTGCTCAAAAAATGAGCAGGAAAATCTCAAAGAACTTGTACCGTTGTTAATCTCACAAGATCATCCAGATTATGAGATTATTTTGATTAACGATGCTAGTAGCGATGATACGCGTTTTGTTATTGAAGGTTTTGCTGCGACACACAACAATATTCACCTAGTCAATGTAGTCAACAACGAGAACTTTTGGGGTAACAAAAAGTATGCGCTTACATTAGGCATCAAGAAAGCGACGCATGACCATCTAGTTTTTATAGATGCAGATTGTAGACCAGACAGCAATTTATGGCTTTCACACATGGCGCGACCACTGTCCACCGGTAGCGATATAACTCTAGGTTATGGCGGTTATGAATTTGTGCCTAAATCCTTATTGAATGGTCTCATAAGATTTGAGACGGTCTTTACGGCATTGCAGTACCTAGGTTATGCGCTGCGCGGCAATGCCTATATGGGCGTGGGCCGTAATCTAGCCTATACATCTACCCTATTTTATGAGCAAAGCGGCTTTATGAGCCACATGCACATCATGGGTGGTGATGATGATCTTTTTGTGAATAGCGCATCGAGAAAGGCAAATGTCGCGGTTGCCTCGCATCCCGATTCCTTTACTTACAGCAAGCCTAAAACCAGCTGGAAATCTTGGTGGACGCAAAAACGCAGGCACCTCAAAGTCTCAAAACACTATCGCGGTAAGCATAAATCGGCATTGGGATTATTCTTCTTGAGTCAGATCCTATTTTTCATTGTAGCCACGCTCGCATTGGTATTATCTTCATACTGGTTAGCAATTCTAGCATTGATTTTATGTAGATATGTAGTTGTTTATGTGGTTATGGGTAAGGGTTTGTTACGCTTTCGCGAAAGCGGACTCATTCCATACATCGCCCTACTAGAAATAATGCTTATCGTTGCCCAACTAGGGATTTTTACAAGCAATTTGATCGATAAACCAAAACACTGGAAGTAGTCAGTTACTCATGACTTAAACGACTACATAATCATTAACTTTGTATTATGGAGACAGCAACAACAAGTGTAGCACCGCCAGCAACTAAGGGTAAACCAAAGTGGCTGAGAGTCAAACTGCCTGTAGGTCAAAAGTATAAGGAATTGCGTGGTGTGGTTGACAAGTACGATCTTCACACCATTTGCACCTCAGGTAGTTGTCCTAACATGGGAGAATGCTGGACTGAAGGTACTGCTACATTCATGATTCTGGGAAACACCTGCACGAGATCCTGTGGTTTTTGTGGTGTGAAAACCGGCAGACCTGACTCACTAGACTGGGCAGAACCTGAAAAAGTTGCTCGCAGTATCAAACTTATGGGCATCAAACATGCGGTTATTACCAGTGTGGATAGAGATGACTTAAAGGATATGGGCAGCATCATCTGGAAAGAAACTGTTGCAGCGATTAGACGCATGAATCCTGAGACAACTCTAGAAACACTGATACCTGATTTTCAAGGAGTAACGCGCAATATTGATCGTATCGTTGCTGCAAATCCAGAGGTTGTTTCACACAACATGGAAACGGTAAAACGATTGACCAGAGAAGTACGTATTCAAGCAAAATATGAGCGCAGCCTAGAGGTATTGAGATACCTTAAGCAAGAAGGCATTAATCGCACAAAATCTGGTATTATGCTAGGTTTAGGTGAGCGTGAGGAAGAAGTTATCCAGACAATGGAAGATTTGCGTGATAATGATGTAGATGTTGTTACCATAGGTCAATATTTACAACCTTCAAAAAAACACTTGCCTGTACAAGAATTCATTACACCTGAGCAATTTGGTGTTTATGAAAAGCTGGGTCTAGAAATGGGCTTTAGACATGTTGAAAGTGGCGCTTTAGTGCGCAGTTCTTATAAGGCTCACAAGCATATACTTTAATTTTTCATTCTAATTTTTCATGATTAAAGTTGCGATCAATGGTTTTGGACGTATAGGTCGTACTTTCTTACGCACAGTTTTAAATCATGAACACATCCAAGTGGTCGCTATTAATGATCTTGCGAGTGTCGAGGTGATGGCTCACTTGCTCAAGTATGATTCTATACATGGCGTTTTAGCTCATGAAGTGCATCACAACGAGGATAAATTGATTGTTGATGGTAAGGAAATTTCCTTTAGCCATCACGCGGTTCTCAATAAGTTAGATTGGACAGGTGTTGATGTAGTTCTTGAAGCTACTGGAAAGTTTAAATCAAAAAGACAGCTAGAACAGCATCTTGAAGCTGGTGCGGGCAAAGTTATTCTCACGGCGCCACCAATAGACGACGGCATCAAAACCGTTGTATTAGGTGTTAACGATGATGTCATGGATGAGCACGATCTCATTATTTCAAACGCTAGTTGCACCACAAATAATGCAGCACCTATGATCAAGGTGCTAGACGAGTTATACGGCGTTGAACAAGCATATATTACCACGGTACATAGTTATACTACAGACCAGAGCCTACACGATCAACCTCATCGGGATTTGAGGCGTGCTCGCGCAGCTGGGCAATCTATTGTTCCTACAACAACTGGCGCAGCCAAGGCATTGACAAAGATTTTTCCTCACTTAAGTGATGTCATAGGCGGTTGTGGAATTAGGGTTCCAGTTCCTAACGGTAGCCTTACCGATATGACTATCAATGTGAAGACTGAAGTTACCATTGAAGAAGTCAATCAGGCATTTTTGACATACGCAGAAGAAAATCCGGATACATTTTCTTACACTGACGTACCCTTAGTTTCCATAGATATATCTGGTAGTCCTTACTCTTGTATTTATGATTCACAAATGACATCTGTGATTGGAAATCTAGTCAAAATCATAGGTTGGTACGACAATGAGAGCGGTTACTCAAACCGTTTGAAAGATCTGATAATGAGATTGTCAACAAAAAGTTAACAGGAAAATAAGTGTTTATCGATTAACGGTCACAATACCTATCAATATTAAGTGTAATTCACCATTTTGATTACATAGAATTATATTTACAAATCGTGAATTCCAACCGAAAATATAATTTATTCATCTTAGGTCTGTTGTTTTTATGCAGCCTTACAGCGTTCTCTCAAGAATCTAATTCTAAACTTTCTAAGGAAAGTCAGGATTTTGTGATTGACGTTATATTGGAACGCGCCAATCTTGCACTACAACGCAATAATTATTTAGAAGCTCAAAAAATACTCTCAAGCGCCAAAGAAATTGCCGTGGATTCTACCATCCAGTGGAAAGCAGATATTTTTCAGGCAAATTTTTACTCCTTTACTGGTCAACTAGATCAAGCTGCAAATCAGGTAAATCGCTTGAGTAAAGTCATACCAGAATCAAACGAGTCTTACATTGATTTGATACTGGTTAAGGCAGATGTACTTACCAAGCAAGGTGATTATTTAAAGGCTGACCAATCCTTAAAACAAGCTAATTTACTTGTTTCTCAATCGCAAGATCCATCGGTAATTGCCAGAATACAGTTTTTAAGAGCAGAATTATTCTTGAAAACCAAAAACACCTATGAGGCCACCAGCCTTTATCAAGATGTAATTCCTAAACTCAAGGAACAGCAGTTATTCTACTATGAAGCAAAAGCCCGATTCAATCTAGCTCAAGCATATTTTGACAAAACAGATCTTGTCAATGCAGACCTAGCCGCTGAAGATGCCATTGCTACGGCAACTAATTTTGGCTTTAAAGCTATTGAGATTGAAGGTTACCTGTTGAAATCTCAAATTGCCAAAGGCTTAGGCAATCTTGAGGAAACTGTAGAATTTCTAGATAGATATATAAAGGCACGTGAGAATTACACAGGAACCGATAGTAGTATTGCAGAGAATCCATCTACATTATTAGCAAGCATCAATGCACTAAAAGAGGCAAACGAAGCGCTAAAAGCTGAAAATGCCGAACAAGCAAGTACGCTTAAAGGCCGTGGACATTATTCTATCCTGTTATTTGTCATGCTGACCTTACTGTCTTTATTGACCATGTCACTTTTCAAAAACAACAAATTAAGAGCTCGCAGTAATCAAGCTCTTGAAGGAAAAAACAGCGCGCTTATTGATGAACGTGACCGCGCGCAAGATGCAGCTAAAATTAAGGCAGACTTCTTATCAACCATTACTCATGAGCTACGTACTCCTATGTATGCCGTTACTGGTTTGACACATTTACTGCTTGAATCAAATCCACGAGGAGATCAGGAAGAACACTTACAAACACTCCAATCGTCTGGTGAATACTTGTTATCGCTCATCGACAACATTCTTGATTTCAACAAGCTTGAGGCTAATAAAGTAGAACTAGAATCCATACCGTTTGATCTCAAAAAACGTGTTGAGGACATAGCAGTGTCATTGACAAATCAAGCCAAGGACCAGCAAAACAATCTATCACTGCAATTTGATAAAGCTATACCATCGCGAGTAAAGGGTGATCCTGTAAAAATTTCACAGATTCTTATCAATCTTGTAGGTAATGCTATCAAGTTTACCAAGTCTGGAAATATCTGGATTAGAGTGAATCGTTTGCGAGAAGATAATAACCAATGCTTGATACAGTTTGAAGTTGAGGATAACGGTAAAGGAATTTCAGAAGAGAAGCAACAGGACATCTTCAATAACTTTACTCAAGAAGGAACCAGCATAACAAGAGAGTACGGTGGTACTGGTCTAGGACTTGCGATTGTTAAAAACCTAGTCGGGTTGATGGGATCAGAAGTCAAACTAGATAGTAAAGTAGGTCGCGGTAGTATTTTCTCTTTTGAAGTTTGGTTAGAATTACCAGACAGCAACAAGTTCTATGAAGAAAACAAGCAACCGTCTAACAAGATGTCCATTGAACAATTGCAACAATCAACTCTAGAACTAGAACA
This window harbors:
- a CDS encoding glycosyltransferase is translated as MLDVFFYLLLGCVLINTFYYFYFSKAATQPEIEHTKSSQPVSIIVCSKNEQENLKELVPLLISQDHPDYEIILINDASSDDTRFVIEGFAATHNNIHLVNVVNNENFWGNKKYALTLGIKKATHDHLVFIDADCRPDSNLWLSHMARPLSTGSDITLGYGGYEFVPKSLLNGLIRFETVFTALQYLGYALRGNAYMGVGRNLAYTSTLFYEQSGFMSHMHIMGGDDDLFVNSASRKANVAVASHPDSFTYSKPKTSWKSWWTQKRRHLKVSKHYRGKHKSALGLFFLSQILFFIVATLALVLSSYWLAILALILCRYVVVYVVMGKGLLRFRESGLIPYIALLEIMLIVAQLGIFTSNLIDKPKHWK
- the lipA gene encoding lipoyl synthase, producing the protein METATTSVAPPATKGKPKWLRVKLPVGQKYKELRGVVDKYDLHTICTSGSCPNMGECWTEGTATFMILGNTCTRSCGFCGVKTGRPDSLDWAEPEKVARSIKLMGIKHAVITSVDRDDLKDMGSIIWKETVAAIRRMNPETTLETLIPDFQGVTRNIDRIVAANPEVVSHNMETVKRLTREVRIQAKYERSLEVLRYLKQEGINRTKSGIMLGLGEREEEVIQTMEDLRDNDVDVVTIGQYLQPSKKHLPVQEFITPEQFGVYEKLGLEMGFRHVESGALVRSSYKAHKHIL
- the gap gene encoding type I glyceraldehyde-3-phosphate dehydrogenase; amino-acid sequence: MIKVAINGFGRIGRTFLRTVLNHEHIQVVAINDLASVEVMAHLLKYDSIHGVLAHEVHHNEDKLIVDGKEISFSHHAVLNKLDWTGVDVVLEATGKFKSKRQLEQHLEAGAGKVILTAPPIDDGIKTVVLGVNDDVMDEHDLIISNASCTTNNAAPMIKVLDELYGVEQAYITTVHSYTTDQSLHDQPHRDLRRARAAGQSIVPTTTGAAKALTKIFPHLSDVIGGCGIRVPVPNGSLTDMTINVKTEVTIEEVNQAFLTYAEENPDTFSYTDVPLVSIDISGSPYSCIYDSQMTSVIGNLVKIIGWYDNESGYSNRLKDLIMRLSTKS
- a CDS encoding tetratricopeptide repeat-containing hybrid sensor histidine kinase/response regulator, producing the protein MNSNRKYNLFILGLLFLCSLTAFSQESNSKLSKESQDFVIDVILERANLALQRNNYLEAQKILSSAKEIAVDSTIQWKADIFQANFYSFTGQLDQAANQVNRLSKVIPESNESYIDLILVKADVLTKQGDYLKADQSLKQANLLVSQSQDPSVIARIQFLRAELFLKTKNTYEATSLYQDVIPKLKEQQLFYYEAKARFNLAQAYFDKTDLVNADLAAEDAIATATNFGFKAIEIEGYLLKSQIAKGLGNLEETVEFLDRYIKARENYTGTDSSIAENPSTLLASINALKEANEALKAENAEQASTLKGRGHYSILLFVMLTLLSLLTMSLFKNNKLRARSNQALEGKNSALIDERDRAQDAAKIKADFLSTITHELRTPMYAVTGLTHLLLESNPRGDQEEHLQTLQSSGEYLLSLIDNILDFNKLEANKVELESIPFDLKKRVEDIAVSLTNQAKDQQNNLSLQFDKAIPSRVKGDPVKISQILINLVGNAIKFTKSGNIWIRVNRLREDNNQCLIQFEVEDNGKGISEEKQQDIFNNFTQEGTSITREYGGTGLGLAIVKNLVGLMGSEVKLDSKVGRGSIFSFEVWLELPDSNKFYEENKQPSNKMSIEQLQQSTLELEHKAETKEAEDIVVNDPETIPAIEEPTQKNTAAGKDTIIKASPASPKDLISKKILIVEDNKINQMITRKILEGKNFECDIANNGVEALGKARDNKYDLILMDIHMPAMDGKQATAEIRKFDREIPIIALTAVTLDETEKEFYEIGFDDIIPKPFKMEEFFEKIQKAFSSYQIY